A region from the Saccharomonospora azurea NA-128 genome encodes:
- a CDS encoding MarR family winged helix-turn-helix transcriptional regulator, with protein MTVQTLGASLRRHSTATVLFHHAVAERLGLGPADHKCLDLVTERGPMTGSELARITGLTSGAITGVVARLERAGFLRREPDPQDRRKQLLHCTPKARRQIGEVFAELVDFSALLSGFDEDQLATVAEFLDRATDVALRQVALLRAHAMTKPQGGGHEPR; from the coding sequence GTGACCGTCCAGACCTTGGGCGCGTCGCTTCGTCGGCACAGCACAGCGACCGTGCTGTTCCACCACGCCGTCGCCGAACGGCTCGGGCTGGGGCCCGCCGATCACAAGTGCCTCGATCTGGTCACGGAACGAGGCCCGATGACGGGCAGTGAACTGGCCAGGATCACCGGGCTCACCAGCGGCGCGATCACCGGTGTCGTGGCTCGGCTGGAAAGGGCGGGCTTCCTGCGTCGCGAACCCGACCCGCAGGACCGTCGCAAGCAGTTGCTCCACTGCACGCCGAAGGCGCGCCGGCAGATCGGTGAGGTGTTCGCCGAGCTCGTCGACTTCTCGGCGCTGTTGTCCGGTTTCGACGAAGACCAGCTCGCCACTGTCGCCGAATTCCTCGACCGAGCGACCGACGTCGCTCTCCGACAGGTCGCGCTGCTGCGTGCCCACGCGATGACCAAACCTCAAGGAGGCGGCCATGAACCGCGATGA
- a CDS encoding SgcJ/EcaC family oxidoreductase: protein MNRDEAELRDLFHRMCAAWTAGDAHAYGDLFTEDSDYVSFDGTRARGRAPMVESHDQLFRGVLAGTALVGDVESVRFLSDDVALVHGTGSVLVAWRSTPPKGRLTRNTIVCVRTPVGWRIAAVHNGRVRPVAVPPPDSVPARLARTLVRLSARFGLGRAGVTA, encoded by the coding sequence ATGAACCGCGATGAAGCCGAGTTACGAGACCTGTTCCACCGCATGTGTGCGGCGTGGACCGCGGGCGACGCCCACGCCTACGGCGACCTGTTCACCGAGGACAGCGACTACGTGTCCTTCGACGGCACCCGTGCGAGGGGGCGTGCGCCGATGGTGGAGTCGCACGACCAGCTGTTCCGCGGCGTTCTGGCCGGGACCGCCTTGGTCGGGGACGTGGAGTCCGTTCGATTCCTGTCCGACGACGTCGCACTCGTCCACGGCACGGGTTCCGTCCTCGTCGCATGGCGTTCCACGCCTCCGAAAGGACGGCTCACTCGTAACACCATCGTGTGTGTGCGCACGCCGGTCGGCTGGCGGATCGCCGCGGTCCACAACGGGCGGGTGCGGCCGGTGGCGGTGCCTCCGCCGGACTCGGTTCCGGCACGCCTGGCCAGGACGCTCGTGCGCCTCTCCGCGAGGTTCGGTCTGGGGCGAGCCGGCGTCACGGCCTGA
- a CDS encoding DUF309 domain-containing protein — MADRDRDTEGRARNARPRDGLGRPLPRGEQGVPRQPEGVVRTPQETLREAQQLLDEGKPFHAHEVFEDAWKSGPDAERELWRGLAQLAVGITHAARGNRTGAVALLRRGSDNIAPFAGARPHGIDVTTLRTWAAALAESVSRHDTPPDAAAIAPRLRP; from the coding sequence GTGGCTGACCGCGATCGAGACACCGAGGGCCGAGCCCGCAACGCGCGGCCGAGGGACGGGCTCGGACGTCCCCTGCCCCGCGGCGAGCAAGGAGTTCCGCGCCAACCCGAAGGCGTGGTGCGCACGCCGCAGGAGACGCTGCGCGAGGCACAACAGCTGCTGGACGAGGGGAAGCCGTTCCACGCGCACGAAGTGTTCGAGGACGCGTGGAAGTCGGGCCCGGACGCCGAACGAGAGCTGTGGAGAGGACTCGCGCAGCTCGCCGTCGGCATCACGCACGCCGCGCGGGGCAACCGGACGGGCGCCGTGGCGCTGCTGCGGCGGGGCTCCGACAACATCGCGCCGTTCGCCGGCGCACGGCCCCACGGCATCGACGTCACCACCCTGCGCACCTGGGCGGCCGCGCTGGCCGAGAGCGTGTCGCGCCACGACACCCCGCCCGACGCGGCCGCGATCGCACCTCGACTCAGGCCGTGA
- the ctaD gene encoding aa3-type cytochrome oxidase subunit I, with translation MDTQIGVRPTRIQQPAPTGGKRWQAMLSLMRTTDHKVIGKLYMVTSIIFFMIGGVMALLIRAELGQPGLQFLSTEQYNQMFTLHGTLMLLLYATPVLFAFANLVLPLQIGSPDVAFPRLNALSYWLFLLGGLIVMASLLTPGGGADFGWTAYTPLSGPTFSPGIGGNLWVMGLVVSGLGTILGAVNMVTTVVCLRAPGMTMWRMPIFTWNILFTSILVLIAFPILTAALMGLAVDRLIGAHIFDPANGGAILYQHLFWFFGHPEVYIVALPFFGIVTEIIPVFSRKPVFGYRLMVFATMGIMGLSIVVWAHHMFATGAVLLPFFSMTTFLIAVPTGIKFFNWIGTMWKGQLTFETPMLFSIGFLITFLLGGLTGVILAAPPLDFHVHDSYFVVAHFHYVLFGTIVFATFGGIYFWFPKFTGRMLNEPLGKLHFWLTFVGFHTTFLVQHWLGNEGMPRRYADYLPTDGFTTLHVVSTIGAFILGLSMLPFLWNVVRSYRFGDPVTVDDPWGYGSSLEWATTCPPPRHNFTELPRIRSERPAFELHYPHMTERMHAEGHISFTGKAVPVENSRVTPPEVKASDATKGETG, from the coding sequence GTGGACACGCAGATCGGCGTCCGCCCGACGCGGATTCAGCAGCCCGCCCCCACGGGTGGCAAACGCTGGCAGGCGATGCTGAGCCTGATGCGCACCACCGATCACAAGGTGATCGGCAAGCTGTACATGGTCACGTCGATCATCTTCTTCATGATCGGCGGGGTCATGGCGCTCCTCATCCGCGCCGAGCTCGGCCAGCCCGGGCTGCAGTTCCTCTCCACCGAGCAGTACAACCAGATGTTCACGCTGCACGGCACGTTGATGCTGCTGCTCTACGCGACACCCGTGCTCTTCGCGTTCGCCAACCTGGTGCTCCCGCTGCAGATCGGTTCGCCCGACGTCGCGTTCCCCCGGCTCAACGCGTTGTCGTACTGGCTCTTCCTGCTCGGCGGCCTGATCGTCATGGCGTCGCTGCTCACGCCCGGTGGTGGCGCGGACTTCGGCTGGACGGCGTACACCCCGCTGTCCGGCCCCACCTTCTCCCCCGGCATCGGCGGGAACCTGTGGGTGATGGGCCTCGTCGTCTCGGGTCTGGGCACGATCCTCGGCGCGGTCAACATGGTCACCACGGTGGTGTGCCTGCGCGCGCCCGGGATGACGATGTGGCGGATGCCGATCTTCACGTGGAACATCCTGTTCACGAGCATCCTCGTGCTGATCGCGTTCCCGATCCTCACGGCCGCGCTGATGGGCTTGGCGGTCGACCGGCTGATCGGCGCACACATCTTCGACCCCGCCAACGGCGGCGCGATCCTGTACCAGCACCTGTTCTGGTTCTTCGGCCATCCCGAGGTCTACATCGTGGCGTTGCCGTTCTTCGGAATCGTCACCGAGATCATTCCGGTCTTCAGCAGGAAACCCGTTTTCGGCTACCGGCTGATGGTGTTCGCGACCATGGGCATCATGGGCCTGTCGATCGTCGTCTGGGCCCACCACATGTTCGCCACGGGCGCGGTGTTGTTGCCGTTCTTCTCGATGACCACGTTCCTCATCGCGGTACCGACGGGCATCAAGTTCTTCAACTGGATCGGCACGATGTGGAAGGGGCAACTGACGTTCGAGACACCGATGCTGTTCTCGATCGGCTTCCTCATCACGTTCCTGCTGGGCGGCCTCACGGGGGTGATCCTCGCCGCTCCACCGCTGGACTTCCACGTGCACGACTCGTACTTCGTGGTGGCGCACTTCCACTACGTCCTGTTCGGCACCATCGTGTTCGCGACGTTCGGCGGGATCTATTTCTGGTTCCCGAAGTTCACCGGCCGAATGTTGAACGAACCGCTGGGCAAACTGCATTTCTGGCTCACGTTCGTCGGCTTCCACACCACGTTCCTCGTGCAGCACTGGCTCGGTAACGAGGGCATGCCCCGCCGTTACGCCGACTACCTGCCGACCGACGGATTCACGACTCTGCACGTGGTGTCCACGATCGGTGCGTTCATCCTCGGGCTGTCGATGCTGCCGTTCCTGTGGAACGTCGTCCGCAGTTACCGCTTCGGCGACCCGGTGACGGTCGACGACCCCTGGGGCTACGGCAGCTCGCTCGAATGGGCGACGACGTGCCCGCCGCCGCGCCACAACTTCACGGAACTGCCGCGGATCCGGTCGGAGCGGCCCGCGTTCGAACTGCACTATCCGCACATGACCGAACGCATGCACGCCGAGGGACACATCTCGTTCACCGGCAAGGCCGTACCCGTGGAGAACTCGCGGGTCACGCCTCCCGAGGTGAAGGCCTCCGACGCGACGAAGGGCGAGACCGGCTGA
- a CDS encoding DUF2630 family protein translates to MASSDTDPLARIDRLIAEERELRSRATGSGLGDDDKRRLKDLEQRLDQCWDLLRRRRANSEFGVDPDQARTRPVSEVESYQQ, encoded by the coding sequence ATGGCGAGCAGCGACACCGATCCACTGGCCCGGATCGACCGCCTCATCGCGGAGGAAAGGGAACTGCGCTCGCGCGCGACCGGTTCCGGTCTCGGCGACGACGACAAGCGCAGGCTGAAGGACCTCGAACAGCGTCTCGACCAGTGCTGGGACCTGTTGCGCAGGCGACGTGCGAACAGCGAGTTCGGTGTCGACCCCGACCAGGCGCGAACCCGCCCGGTCAGCGAGGTCGAGTCGTACCAGCAGTAG
- a CDS encoding response regulator produces the protein MRVILAEDSTLLREGLVRLLVEEGHDVVAAVPDGNSLVAAARRHRPDVVVTDVRMPPTHTDEGMRAALEIRRSAPEIGVLVLSQYVERRYAVDLVSDDRGRVGYLLKDRVAQVGEFLDALDRVAAGGAAFDPEVVRRLLARTHRVDPLSRLTEREREVLQKMAEGHTNAGIADALYISRSAVEKHVGTIFDKLDLAHVTGYSRRVLAVLRYLQA, from the coding sequence GTGCGCGTGATCCTGGCCGAAGACTCGACCCTGCTGCGGGAGGGCCTGGTGCGGCTCCTCGTCGAGGAAGGGCACGACGTGGTGGCGGCGGTGCCCGACGGGAACTCCCTCGTGGCCGCGGCCCGACGACACCGCCCCGACGTCGTCGTGACCGACGTCCGCATGCCTCCCACCCACACCGACGAGGGCATGCGGGCCGCGTTGGAGATCCGGCGGTCGGCCCCGGAGATCGGTGTGCTCGTCCTGTCGCAGTACGTGGAGCGCCGCTACGCCGTCGACCTCGTCAGCGACGACCGGGGACGGGTCGGCTACCTGTTGAAGGACCGGGTCGCGCAGGTCGGCGAGTTCCTCGACGCGCTCGATCGGGTGGCGGCGGGCGGCGCGGCGTTCGATCCCGAGGTGGTGCGGCGGCTGCTGGCGCGCACCCACCGCGTCGACCCGCTGTCCCGCCTGACCGAGCGCGAGCGGGAGGTGCTGCAGAAGATGGCCGAGGGACACACCAACGCGGGCATCGCCGACGCGCTGTACATCTCCCGCAGCGCGGTCGAGAAGCACGTCGGGACGATCTTCGACAAGCTCGACCTCGCGCACGTCACCGGCTACAGCCGTCGCGTTCTCGCCGTGCTGCGCTACCTCCAGGCGTAG
- a CDS encoding sensor histidine kinase produces MSSTTERIARRAHRSAAGLLLGALGVVVELPFLVLTAPALVIRRTRAWVLPATRRLAELERARIARFLGGETSDDYPDGRAWSYLAVRCGVGGLGAGIVALAVLGGVGGAIMVGQLLSGSPIGGGDQRFWYDPFTVVLGGTLLLFLVAQGARGVAGLDRAVARRLLGPSAKDRLRRRVHELATTRAEVVEAVNTERRRIERDLHDGVQQSLVALGMLLGRARRASTPEQITELVRQAHEHSQQALHELREVTWRVYPVALETGGLGAALEALADRSTVPTTLTYELAERPDAATEVVAYFVVSEAVTNALKHSGCTRIEIDVTRNETIVVVRIVDDGVGGADPAGAGLSGLARRVAAADGVLTVASPPGGSTVVRAELPCA; encoded by the coding sequence GTGTCCTCCACCACCGAGCGTATCGCGCGCCGTGCGCACCGTTCGGCCGCCGGGCTCCTGCTCGGAGCGCTCGGCGTCGTCGTCGAACTGCCGTTCCTCGTTCTCACCGCACCTGCCCTGGTCATACGGCGTACCCGGGCCTGGGTGCTCCCGGCCACCCGGCGGCTCGCCGAGCTCGAACGTGCCCGGATCGCCCGGTTCCTGGGCGGCGAGACCTCCGACGACTATCCCGACGGCCGCGCCTGGTCGTACCTCGCCGTGCGGTGCGGAGTGGGCGGGCTGGGCGCGGGCATCGTCGCGCTGGCCGTGCTCGGTGGCGTCGGCGGCGCGATCATGGTGGGGCAGCTGCTGTCCGGATCCCCGATCGGTGGTGGCGACCAACGCTTCTGGTACGACCCGTTCACGGTGGTTCTGGGCGGCACACTGCTGCTGTTCCTCGTCGCCCAGGGGGCGCGGGGAGTCGCCGGGCTCGACCGGGCGGTCGCGCGCCGCCTGCTCGGTCCGAGCGCCAAGGACCGGCTGCGCAGGCGAGTGCACGAACTCGCGACCACCCGGGCGGAGGTTGTGGAGGCGGTGAACACCGAACGCAGGCGCATCGAGCGCGACCTCCACGACGGTGTGCAGCAGTCGCTCGTGGCGCTGGGGATGCTGCTGGGCCGGGCTCGCCGGGCGTCGACCCCGGAGCAGATCACCGAACTCGTGCGGCAGGCTCACGAACACTCGCAGCAGGCCTTGCACGAACTACGTGAGGTGACCTGGCGCGTGTACCCGGTGGCGCTGGAGACCGGCGGGCTCGGTGCGGCGTTGGAGGCGCTGGCCGACCGCTCGACCGTGCCGACCACGCTGACCTACGAACTCGCCGAGCGTCCCGACGCCGCGACGGAGGTCGTGGCCTACTTCGTGGTCTCCGAAGCCGTCACCAACGCCCTGAAACACTCCGGCTGCACCCGGATCGAGATCGACGTGACCCGGAACGAGACGATCGTCGTCGTGCGGATCGTGGACGACGGCGTGGGCGGGGCGGACCCGGCCGGGGCGGGACTGTCGGGCCTGGCCCGCCGGGTCGCGGCGGCCGACGGCGTCCTCACCGTCGCCAGTCCTCCCGGAGGCTCGACCGTGGTGAGAGCGGAGCTGCCGTGCGCGTGA
- a CDS encoding DedA family protein gives MNSLAAEADTAELGGLAGWTVDLMDALGGPGAAVAVGLDNLFPPIPSELILPLAGFTAAQGRFSLVEALAWTTAGSVIGAVIVYLVGYFFGRERTRKLITMLPLVKGSDFDHAEKWFAKHGTKAVFFGRMVPLVRSFISVPAGIERMPFWIFLGLTTIGSLLWNSIFVIAGYFLGANWHVVDEYAGIFQYVVIAAIVIALAVFVVKRVRERRNARV, from the coding sequence ATGAACAGTCTCGCTGCTGAAGCCGACACCGCCGAGCTCGGCGGCCTCGCTGGCTGGACGGTCGACCTGATGGACGCGCTCGGTGGGCCGGGCGCTGCCGTGGCCGTGGGGCTCGACAACCTCTTCCCGCCGATCCCGAGCGAGCTGATCCTGCCGCTCGCGGGCTTCACCGCCGCGCAGGGCCGGTTCAGCCTGGTGGAGGCCCTGGCCTGGACCACGGCGGGCTCGGTGATCGGTGCGGTGATCGTCTACCTGGTCGGCTACTTCTTCGGACGGGAGCGCACTCGCAAGCTCATCACGATGCTGCCTCTGGTCAAGGGGTCCGACTTCGACCACGCCGAGAAGTGGTTCGCCAAGCACGGCACGAAGGCGGTCTTCTTCGGACGCATGGTGCCGCTCGTGCGGAGCTTCATCTCCGTGCCCGCCGGTATCGAACGCATGCCGTTCTGGATCTTCCTGGGGCTCACGACCATCGGCAGCCTGCTGTGGAACTCGATCTTCGTGATCGCGGGCTACTTCCTGGGAGCCAACTGGCACGTCGTCGACGAGTACGCGGGCATCTTCCAGTACGTCGTCATCGCCGCCATCGTGATCGCACTCGCGGTGTTCGTCGTCAAGCGCGTGCGGGAGCGACGCAACGCGCGAGTCTGA
- a CDS encoding bifunctional diguanylate cyclase/phosphodiesterase → MPEAYGDAADAAEAGTATDDVPRSGGRSTDDVQPSAEARADERRFRFYTAAVLTLGIAAAVALSAWLPFHGSVHLWWIGPLLAVAFLGAEQLGVNVDVRSGISWTISFTEIPLVIGLLVAPFEVVLAAHVLAGVTTLLARRVTGRVLYNAGAFLMEVTSAFAVAGLVSQALGSPAEMPWLAALAGTLTAPLASTLLAMAAVRVLRRRMRIGTVVRLAGRILVVGFVNASVGLTGYLVISKTPEAWPIVLAVSLGLAALYWAYSDLLREQRDMEALTDVSLMVARSGQQVAARPASRTGDFGVDVDLDEWTTIAERIRDQLAAARIVLRLRLDPDEPLRTVVVGDDLPRESQGDLDDDPLLRLPGSHVRHLRITETNTRIRTALLDRGAHEVLAVPLRSANQLLGIVEAHDRLSRWRGFGKYDVQLLGTMASHLATALDNRRLLATLRHDAYHDPLTGLLNRPGFRQVTAEPLRESENSVVLRVDLDVFSTVSDALGYTWADRMLMAAGRRMRDTLGAHVPLARLEGASFAVLLADCEVEDAQRIAQLLRGQLSAPYTVDRLMVEANAVVGYVATTAPENAERADVDSLLQRADMAVRATRSGEEVKSYVPSMGQIFLRRFQMVTQFRQAIDEGQVTVHYQPKVALPGKQVLGVEALVRWQHPEFGRVDPDEFVPAVEAAGLVGLLTSFVLDTALDRVRRWLDDGLRISVAVNLSVRNLADAEFPTRVAESLERFGVPGELLTLELTESDVMQDPGRALPILRELSDLGIELAVDDFGTGYSSLAYLRQLPVDQVKIDKSFVFGMGTDLGDLAVVRSIVELGHSLGLTVVAEGVEEDLARDQLEAMGCDVAQGYLISRPLAEDRLEAWLQARTVRSLGRTSESSGAVLTLLT, encoded by the coding sequence ATGCCGGAGGCATACGGCGACGCCGCCGACGCTGCCGAGGCCGGTACGGCGACGGACGACGTACCGAGATCGGGCGGACGGTCGACCGACGACGTCCAGCCGTCGGCGGAGGCGCGCGCGGACGAACGCCGCTTCCGGTTCTACACCGCAGCGGTCCTGACCCTCGGCATCGCCGCGGCCGTGGCCCTCTCGGCCTGGCTGCCCTTCCACGGCTCGGTGCACCTGTGGTGGATCGGCCCCCTGCTGGCCGTCGCGTTCCTCGGAGCCGAGCAGCTCGGGGTCAACGTCGATGTCCGCAGCGGCATCTCCTGGACCATCTCCTTCACCGAGATCCCCCTCGTCATCGGCCTGCTGGTCGCGCCCTTCGAGGTCGTGCTCGCGGCCCACGTCCTCGCCGGTGTCACCACGTTGCTGGCGCGCCGCGTCACCGGCCGGGTCCTCTACAACGCCGGGGCGTTCCTGATGGAGGTCACGAGCGCGTTCGCCGTCGCGGGCCTCGTCAGTCAGGCTCTCGGCAGTCCGGCCGAGATGCCGTGGCTCGCCGCGCTCGCGGGCACGTTGACCGCGCCGCTCGCGAGCACGTTGCTGGCGATGGCCGCCGTGCGGGTCCTGCGCCGCCGCATGCGGATCGGCACCGTGGTCCGCCTCGCCGGCCGCATCCTCGTGGTCGGCTTCGTCAACGCCTCGGTGGGGCTCACGGGCTACCTCGTGATCTCGAAGACCCCGGAGGCGTGGCCGATCGTGCTGGCGGTGAGCCTCGGCCTCGCCGCGCTGTACTGGGCGTACTCCGACCTGCTGCGCGAGCAGCGCGACATGGAAGCCCTCACCGACGTGAGTCTCATGGTCGCGAGGTCGGGACAGCAGGTCGCCGCTCGTCCGGCGAGCCGGACCGGCGATTTCGGCGTCGACGTCGATCTCGACGAGTGGACGACGATCGCCGAGCGCATCCGCGACCAGCTGGCCGCGGCGCGGATCGTGCTGCGGCTGCGCCTCGACCCGGACGAACCGTTGCGCACCGTGGTGGTCGGCGACGACCTGCCCCGGGAGTCGCAGGGCGACCTGGACGACGACCCGCTGTTGCGGCTGCCGGGTTCGCACGTGCGGCACCTGCGCATCACCGAGACCAACACCCGGATCCGTACCGCGCTGCTCGACCGGGGTGCCCACGAGGTGCTCGCCGTCCCGCTGCGCAGCGCCAACCAGCTGCTCGGGATCGTCGAGGCCCACGACCGGCTGTCGCGGTGGCGGGGTTTCGGCAAGTACGACGTCCAGCTGCTCGGCACGATGGCGAGTCACCTGGCGACCGCGCTCGACAACCGCAGGCTCCTCGCGACCCTGCGCCACGACGCCTACCACGACCCGCTGACGGGCCTGCTGAACCGGCCGGGCTTCCGCCAGGTCACCGCCGAACCGCTGCGCGAGAGCGAGAACTCGGTCGTCCTCCGCGTCGACCTCGACGTGTTCTCCACCGTCAGCGACGCACTCGGATACACGTGGGCCGACCGGATGCTCATGGCCGCGGGCAGGCGCATGCGCGACACCCTCGGCGCCCACGTGCCGCTGGCGAGGCTGGAAGGGGCGTCGTTCGCGGTCCTGCTCGCCGACTGCGAGGTCGAGGACGCGCAGCGGATCGCCCAGCTGCTGCGCGGCCAGCTGTCGGCGCCGTACACGGTCGACCGGCTCATGGTGGAGGCCAACGCGGTCGTCGGATACGTCGCCACGACCGCGCCGGAGAACGCCGAACGCGCCGATGTGGACAGCCTCCTGCAGCGGGCCGACATGGCCGTGCGCGCCACCCGCAGCGGTGAGGAGGTCAAGTCCTACGTCCCGAGCATGGGACAGATCTTCCTGCGGCGATTCCAGATGGTCACGCAGTTCCGGCAGGCCATCGACGAGGGCCAGGTCACGGTCCACTACCAGCCCAAGGTCGCCCTGCCGGGCAAGCAGGTGCTCGGCGTCGAGGCGCTGGTGCGCTGGCAGCATCCCGAGTTCGGCCGGGTCGACCCCGACGAGTTCGTGCCCGCCGTCGAGGCCGCCGGCCTGGTCGGGCTGCTCACCTCGTTCGTCCTCGACACGGCGCTCGACCGCGTACGGCGGTGGCTGGACGACGGGCTGCGCATCTCCGTCGCCGTGAACCTGTCGGTGCGCAACCTCGCGGACGCGGAGTTCCCCACGCGCGTCGCCGAGTCGCTGGAGCGGTTCGGCGTCCCCGGCGAGCTGCTCACCCTGGAGCTCACCGAGTCCGACGTGATGCAGGACCCGGGGCGCGCTCTGCCGATCCTGCGCGAGCTCAGCGACCTGGGCATCGAGCTGGCCGTCGACGACTTCGGCACCGGGTACTCGTCGCTGGCCTACCTGCGGCAGCTCCCGGTGGACCAGGTCAAGATCGACAAGAGCTTCGTGTTCGGAATGGGCACGGATCTCGGGGATCTGGCGGTGGTCCGCTCGATCGTGGAGCTGGGCCATTCCCTCGGGCTCACCGTGGTCGCGGAGGGCGTGGAGGAGGATCTGGCGCGCGATCAGCTGGAGGCCATGGGCTGCGACGTGGCCCAGGGATACCTCATTTCCCGGCCGCTGGCGGAAGACCGCCTGGAAGCCTGGTTGCAGGCCAGGACGGTGCGTTCTCTCGGGCGTACGTCCGAGAGCTCCGGGGCGGTCCTGACCCTGCTGACCTGA
- the rpmG gene encoding 50S ribosomal protein L33, producing the protein MAATDVRPKITLACEECKHRNYITRKNRRNDPDRLEMKKFCPNCGTHRSHKETR; encoded by the coding sequence GTGGCTGCCACCGACGTACGACCGAAGATCACGCTGGCGTGCGAGGAGTGCAAGCACCGCAACTACATCACCAGGAAGAACCGTCGTAACGACCCGGATCGCCTGGAGATGAAGAAGTTCTGCCCGAACTGCGGTACGCACCGGTCGCACAAGGAAACGCGCTGA
- a CDS encoding S1 family peptidase, translating to MKRLTKTTVAAGACALAFGALAPAMASAASTPAEVEGYSADVQAAAVSALVEERGIDEAEATALLGSQDAAVAALDAALQQLGDRAAGGYLDASGKPVVNVVSDAAAEVPSLVDGTGVATKLVEHSTAELEAARAALPTVVGTAVATDPTTNQVVVTVADEANDAEVAELTAAAQRLGDTVRVDHVAGGFDTAIYGGEAITGGGSRCSAGFNVNSGGQNYIVDAGHCTGAVSQWNVGPSVGASFPGDDYGLIRNDTGSAPGAVSLYNGSTQAISSAGNASVGQSICKSGSTTGLTCGTVQATNVTVNYAEGAVHQLVQTSASVNSGDSGGALFAGSTALGITSGMGGGSSFFQPVTEALSAYGVQLN from the coding sequence ATGAAGAGGTTGACGAAGACGACGGTCGCGGCCGGAGCGTGTGCGCTGGCGTTCGGCGCGCTGGCGCCTGCCATGGCGTCCGCGGCCTCGACGCCGGCGGAGGTCGAGGGTTACTCCGCCGACGTCCAGGCCGCGGCGGTGTCCGCGCTGGTGGAGGAGCGAGGCATCGACGAAGCCGAGGCGACCGCGCTGCTGGGCAGCCAGGACGCCGCGGTGGCGGCGCTCGACGCGGCGTTGCAGCAGCTCGGAGACCGTGCGGCCGGCGGTTACCTGGACGCCTCGGGCAAGCCGGTGGTCAACGTCGTGAGTGATGCGGCCGCGGAGGTGCCCTCGCTGGTCGACGGCACCGGCGTCGCCACGAAGCTCGTCGAGCACTCGACCGCCGAACTCGAGGCGGCGCGGGCCGCGCTGCCGACGGTGGTCGGCACGGCCGTCGCCACCGACCCCACCACCAACCAGGTGGTGGTCACGGTCGCGGACGAAGCGAACGACGCGGAGGTGGCCGAGCTGACGGCCGCGGCGCAGCGACTCGGCGACACCGTGCGGGTCGACCACGTCGCGGGCGGGTTCGACACCGCCATCTACGGCGGCGAGGCCATCACCGGTGGCGGCAGCCGCTGCTCGGCGGGCTTCAACGTCAACTCCGGTGGCCAGAACTACATCGTCGACGCGGGTCACTGCACGGGTGCGGTGTCGCAGTGGAACGTCGGCCCGTCGGTCGGCGCGAGCTTCCCCGGCGACGACTACGGCCTGATCCGCAACGACACGGGCAGCGCTCCGGGCGCGGTGAGCCTGTACAACGGCTCGACGCAGGCGATCAGCTCGGCCGGGAACGCCTCGGTCGGTCAGTCGATCTGCAAGAGCGGCAGCACCACGGGCCTGACCTGCGGGACCGTCCAGGCCACGAACGTCACCGTGAACTACGCGGAAGGCGCCGTGCACCAGCTGGTGCAGACCTCGGCCTCCGTCAACTCCGGTGACTCCGGTGGCGCCCTGTTCGCCGGCAGCACCGCTCTCGGTATCACCTCCGGCATGGGTGGCGGCAGCTCCTTCTTCCAGCCCGTCACGGAGGCGCTGAGCGCCTACGGCGTGCAGCTCAACTGA
- a CDS encoding MaoC family dehydratase N-terminal domain-containing protein has translation MPLDPSYAGRTYPPTTTYEVSCAKIAEFADALGDDNPLYRDAEAAKAAGHPDVLAPPTFLTIINLASINAIAADPDLGLDYSRMVHGDQRFTHHRPVYAGDVLQLTTHIDEVFARAGNDFLNVRADIETTAGEPVCTTHAQLVVRGE, from the coding sequence GTGCCACTGGATCCGAGTTACGCAGGGCGCACCTATCCGCCCACCACCACGTACGAGGTCAGCTGCGCCAAGATCGCGGAGTTCGCCGACGCACTCGGCGACGACAACCCGCTGTATCGCGACGCCGAAGCGGCCAAGGCCGCCGGTCACCCGGACGTGCTCGCCCCGCCCACGTTTCTCACGATCATCAACCTGGCGTCGATCAACGCGATCGCGGCCGACCCCGACCTCGGGCTCGACTACTCCCGCATGGTCCACGGCGACCAGCGGTTCACCCACCACCGTCCGGTGTACGCGGGTGACGTGCTGCAGCTGACCACGCACATCGACGAGGTCTTCGCCCGCGCGGGCAACGACTTCCTCAACGTGCGCGCCGATATCGAGACCACGGCGGGGGAACCGGTGTGCACGACGCACGCCCAGCTCGTCGTGAGGGGGGAGTGA